One Gambusia affinis linkage group LG15, SWU_Gaff_1.0, whole genome shotgun sequence genomic window carries:
- the LOC122845178 gene encoding plastin-3-like — MSVKITQDEADEMRAMFDSIDLDKNGFISDNELGELLTQSGHPQPGYMIREILQKLDRNKDNKISFEEFLSIVKELKGSQVAKTFLKAINKKEGILAIGGTSELSSEGTQHSYSEEERYAFVNWINTALEKDPDCRHVLPMDPNTDALFKTVGDGIVLCKMINLSVPDTIDERTINKKKLTPFTTQENLNLALNSASAIGCHVVNIGALDLKEGKPHLVLGLLWQIIKIGLFADIELSRNEALAALLRDGETLEDLMKLSPEELLLRWANFHLENAGYPKINNFSSDIKDSKAYFHLLNQISPKGTEENRPRIDINMAGFNEKDDLKRAEAMLQQADRLGCRQFVTPTDVVSGNPKLNLAFVANLFNKYPALTKPENEDIDWDLLGGETREERTFRNWMNSLGVSPTVHHLYVDLQDAMVILQLYERIKVEVDWNNKVNKPPYPKLGTNMKKLENCNYAVELGKTTKFSLVGIGGQDLNDGNPTLTLALVWQLMRRYTLNVLEELGDGEKVNDDIIVKWVNKTLAEAGKSTKISSFKDKEISSSLAVLELIDAIQPGSINFDLVKTGKLSEDDKLDNAKYAVSMARKIGARVYALPEDLVEVKPKMVMTVFACLMGRGMKRA; from the exons ATGTCCGTAAAAATAACGCAAGATGAGGCGGACGAGATGAGGGCGATGTTCGACAGTATTG atcTGGacaaaaatggatttatttctgATAATGAGCTTGGCGAGCTTCTTACACAGAGCGGCCACCCCCAACCAGGATACATGATCCGGGAAATCCTGCAGAAACTCGACCGCAACAAGGACAACAAAATCAGCTTTGAGGAGTTTTTGTCG ATTGTCAAGGAGCTGAAGGGCAGTCAAGTTGCAAAAACATTCCTCAAGGCCATCAACAAAAAGGAGGGCATCCTGGCGATTGGTGGGACATCGGAGTTGTCAAGCGAAGGCACACAACACTCGTACTCTG AGGAGGAACGATACGCTTTTGTGAACTGGATCAACACGGCTCTGGAAAAGGATCCCGACTGTCGACATGTCCTGCCCATGGATCCCAACACAGACGCTCTGTTCAAGACTGTGGGAGACGGCATTGTGCTCTG caAAATGATCAATCTGTCAGTGCCAGACACCATCGACGAGAGAACAATCAATAAGAAGAAGCTGACCCCGTTTACAACACAG GAAAACCTGAACCTGGCTCTCAACTCGGCGTCTGCCATCGGCTGCCACGTGGTGAACATTGGGGCTTTGGACCTGAAAGAAGGGAAGCCCCATCTGGTGCTGGGCCTCCTGTGGCAGATCATCAAGATTGGCCTCTTTGCCGACATCGAGCTCAGCAGAAATGAAG CGCTCGCGGCCTTGCTGAGAGACGGGGAAACCCTGGAGGACCTGATGAAGCTGTctccagaggagctgctgtTGCGCTGGGCCAACTTTCACCTGGAGAACGCTGGCTATCCAAAGATCAACAACTTCAGTTCAGACATCAAG GACTCGAAGGCCTATTTCCACCTTCTGAATCAAATCTCCCCTAAAGGCACAGAGGAGAATCGGCCACGCATCGACATCAACATGGCAGGCTTCAAC GAGAAAGATGACTTGAAGAGGGCAGAAGCTATGCTGCAGCAGGCCGATCGGCTCGGCTGTCGACAGTTTGTCACCCCGACTGACGTCGTCAGCGGGAACCCCAAACTCAACCTTGCCTTTGTGGCCAATCTGTTCAACAAATACCCAGCGCTGACCAAACCGGAGAACGAGGACATCGACTGGGACCTCCTGGGGG GTGAGACGAGAGAAGAGAGAACATTCAGAAACTGGATGAACTCCCTCGGCGTGAGCCCCACTGTGCACCATCTGTATGT AGATTTGCAGGATGCCATGGTCATCCTTCAGCTCTACGAGAGAATCAAAGTGGAGGTGGATTGGAACAACAAGGTCAACAAGCCGCCTTATCCCAAACTGggaacaaatatgaaaaag TTGGAGAATTGTAACTATGCAGTGGAGCTGGGCAAAACAACCAAGTTTTCTCTTGTTGGCATCGGCGGGCAGGACTTGAACGATGGCAATCCCACCCTGACTCTGGCACTGGTGTGGCAGCTCATGAGGAG ATACACGTTGAATGTGCTGGAGGAACTGGGTGATGGAGAGAAAGTAAATGATGACATCATTGTAAAATGGGTGAACAAAACATTGGCAGAGGCTGGAAAATCTACCAAGATTTCAAGTTTTAAG GACAAGGAGATAAGCAGCAGTCTGGCAGTGCTGGAGCTGATTGATGCCATTCAACCTGGGAGCATCAACTTCGACCTGGTTAAAACCGGCAAACTGTCTGAAGACGACAAACTGGACAATGCCAA ATATGCCGTTTCTATGGCGAGGAAGATCGGCGCTCGTGTCTACGCCCTGCCAGAGGACCTGGTGGAGGTCAAGCCAAAAATGGTGATGACGGTCTTTGCCTGCTTGATGGGACGAGGGATGAAGCGCGCCTAA